In a genomic window of Lagopus muta isolate bLagMut1 chromosome 2, bLagMut1 primary, whole genome shotgun sequence:
- the LOC125689923 gene encoding N-acylneuraminate-9-phosphatase gives MGVHGVKAVFFDLDNTLVDTAAAGRRAIEEVVNALRSKHHCGEGDARGICDKVQAKLLKECHDPAKTCITELRISHWEEAIQETIGGEANRSLAAECYFLWKATRLRHLTLAEDTRGMLTELRKAVRLLLLTNGDRQTQREKIEACACQPYFDAIVVGGEQKEEKPAPSIFHYCCDLLGVQPAECVMVGDSLDTDIQGGLNAGLRATVWLNKSMAAPADASPVPHYVISSVLDLPAVLQKIEHKVKLGTDRAAGGTEAR, from the exons ATGGGGGTGCACGGCGTCAAGGCTGTCTTCTTCGACCTGGACAACACGCTGGTGGATACGGCGGCGGCCGGGCGCCGCGCCATCGAGGAG GTGGTGAACGCCCTCCGCTCCAAGCACCACTGCGGGGAGGGAGATGCCCGCGGCATCTGCGACAAGGTGCAGGCGAAGCTCCTCAAGGAGTGCCACGACCCCGCCAAGACGTGCATCACCGAGCTGCGGATCTCGCACTGGGAGGAGGCGATCCAGGAGACCATCGGCGGCGAGGCCAACCGCAGTCTGGCCGCGGAGTGCTACTTCTTGTGGAAGGCCACCCGGCTGCGGCACCTGACGCTGGCCGAGGACACGCGGGGCATGCTGACCGAGCTGCGCAAGGCCGTCCgcctgctgctcctcaccaACGGCGACCGGCAGACGCAGCGCGAGAAGATCGAGGCGTGCGCCTGCCAGCCCTACTTCGACGCCATCGTGGTGGGAGGCgagcagaaggaggagaagcCCGCGCCGTCCATCTTTCACTACTGCTGCGACCTCCTGGGCGTGCAGCCGGCCGAGTGCGTCATGGTGGGGGACTCTCTCGACACAGACATCCAGGGAGGGCTGAACGCCGGCCTGAGAGCGACCGTCTGGTTAAACAAGTCGATGGCGGCCCCGGCCGATGCCTCGCCGGTGCCTCACTACGTCATTTCGTCCGTTCTCGACCTGCCGGCGGTGCTGCAGAAGATAGAGCACAAGGTGAAGTTAGGGACGGACCGTGCGGCGGGCGGGACCGAGGCACGCTGA